The sequence tttatttatttatttatttattttgcaaatcTTCAAAGTTTTGAGTTGTAACAATAAGTTCACCATACCTCAGGGTGTTTACTAATTTACCCAGCTCTATAACATGGTTTCTTCATCTTTATTGAATATTAACTATCCAGCCTCTTTCTTTCCATAGAAAATAGTCAATCATAGAGACGAAGGCCTTGGTGTGATGAAGTGAAATTGACAGAGAAATATTACTTCTTAGTTCTAAATCGAATTCAATAATGCAAGTCACATGCTCCCATAACCCACCTTTCTCATTGAAGTTCTGGATTCATTTTTCTATATTCCTATTATTATAGGCGTTTATATTTGTATTGATTATGAATCTACAGTTTATAAAGAgtagattgatttattttattgtctctaattgatttttctgtGCACTACATACCTGCTGTTAGTCTACATACAATTGTTGTTTCCTAACCAATTAATCCCACTAGGGTGCAAACAGATTGTTACCTGGGAGCATAATGTTGATTGAGAAGATGATGAACTTTAATAAAATATGGTCAAAACATCATGGCTACGGAGATTAGTGTTCTGTAGATGTTGCAAGACGAAGTACAAAAAGTGGCAAATACTGTGATTGAACCAGATTAACATTATGCTGATGTTGCaatacaaacaaaacaacaatagcATGTAGATCCTGAAATAAATTAGCTTTTACTAATTACATGAACTTTGAATTGTTAAGAAGACCTTGCTGTTTCACTTGAATTTGAGTGGTTGAAATTTTGCTGATTAGTTTTCAATCCTTGCATGCTCTGGCATGTGGAAAGCACTCACATGGAAGACTTTATGATTGTTTGTAGCAAGAAAAAGATATATGCTCACTGCTCAAGCTTTATTCTATGGATTGCAGATGACTTCCACTGTCCCAGCTAATCTTAGTGAAGCTTAGCTTTCTTTCcacttcaatttgttttttttcctcatatttTTCAGAACACTGCATCATCTATCCTGTTTCAAGAATGTTCCTTTTTCTTGCAGATATGATTACTATTCATTCTCAGTCATTCCAGCTGTGGGAGAGCTAGTTGCAGGTGATCGGGATTCTTATCAGTACTTAGTTGAGAGCATACGTCGTTTTCCTCCACAGGTCATAATTTTGTCCTATGTACTTTTGCAAATATTACCACAATTTTGCCGAAGTATCTTAGAAGCTAAGAAATTGAGTCCACACTATAGTGTGGTGCCTTTGTAGAACCCTGGATGTTACATATACTGCGATAACTCAATCAAGGAATTGAAGTTTTCTATATCCCAATACATACTTCAGCGGAGCCTTTTTCtgaaaataagatataaaataaaaattaaaacaactgGTGTATTTTGTGTATGCAAGTGAACGCCTTATCCTTGAATGTGGAAACTAGATATTTTTATAGCAACCTTACATGGTTACATGGATTATTGCTTTTTGCATATTCCAAATGTGAATATGCACAAGATagaatatgattttaatatggcATGCAAGAGTGTTTTAATGATCATTGTACATGGCTCAAGGttataaattcatttcttttactaaaagaaagaaaagaatcaaCTCATATTTATTACATTGAACTGCCAGTAATGTGTTATCGGCATGTATTTTTATCTGAAACAGTGCatctaactatatatatatatatatatatattcccccCCCCTCTAATTAGACTATATAAAGTATCATTTGAAGAAAATGTAAGCCTTATATTAGATTCATTAGTTGTGCACTTTGAAAGATATTTTCTGCTCAGTAATCTGCAACTGATAAATTTGAACCCTATGTGTGAATCCCTGTGAGTTAACTGATTGGAATTAAATTACCTTAgctgagagaggagagaggggaGGGAGGCATGAGGACAATGGACTATCTAGGAGCTTATATTGCATGTGCTCGCTGATAACCTGGGTTTAATTGTGTGTGTACCTTTGTCTGGTATACTTAATGACTTATTGCAAGTGATGAATGCAGGAGAAATTTGCTTCGATGATTGCAGATGCAGGATTTCAGAAGGTTGAGTATGAGAATCTCGTTGGGGGAGTTGTAGCCATTCATTCAGGTTTAAAAATATGAAGGTGTTCAAGGACAAACCTTTGtctcaattttttcttaaataatgcATCTGCAAGTTTTTTGAGGGTGCAGAAATTTTGTCAGCACACCTACTATCCTCTTTCTTGTCTATTTAGACGTTCAATTCAGAGGGCTAATGCATTTTTTGTATGGTTTTGGTGTTGAATAAATGACTCTTCAGCCTACTCTTTGgctctccccccccccccccccccccccaaatagATATACACTAATCTTGTTTCCCTTAATACAAACTCAAgattttgatgcaagaaaagcaAAATGGAGGGACTGGGTAATATTAGAGGTAATTATTTTCGGTTTagtttttacatgaaaaaattaaccaaatcaatattattatttttaaaaatttaaaattgaactGAAACTGATTGATTTTAGTTCGGCTTGGTTTTTGTTGTTCAAAAATCAGTAAAACCGAAAAGCAAATTTCACTTATGTTGTTTAGGAACTTCATTCAATTTACATGACCAAGACATAATTGAAAGGAAAACAGATCTATCCATAAAATATAAGCAaatcttgtttttgttgttcaGGAACTTCTTTCAATTTACATGACCAAGATATAATGAAAGGAAAGCAGATTTGCCCGTAAAATACAAGcaaatcttgatttttgttgttcAGGAATTCTAGTTAAAATACAAGCAAAACCAGAGTTGtaaattatatcataataacaaaaaaaaacttataaaatatcaagaaaaatagaaaCGAGAGATCAATCAAGATAGAAAGGAAAACATATCTGCCTATAATGAATGAGTTAAATCCAAATGAGAGCTCAAGATTAAAAGGAAAATAGATTTGCCCAATGTGATGTAGTTTGATTGAAGTAAATGGTGAAGTTCATGAATTTGTTGCCAAGGGAGAGAAGAGAATATGATGGAGAAGATAAGATGCAGGACGAACTTGTAGagagaaaaagggagaaaaaaaagtaGGGGGGGCTGTGAAAAGATGATGAGAGGCTGTGGGGAGGGGGAGGGGCGGCGGCGGCGACGGTTTAGGACCTTTAGGTTAGAgattatttattaacttttttttttttttccagagtTAATGAGTTATGGTTGAACCGATTCGGTTCAGTTGGTTTCAAGCATTTGAAACCGAAACTGAATTGAACCGggaattttttgggttttctaattggttgatttatttttttttctcggcttggttttttagttattttttttttggttattttagtttaatcaatttttcagatttttctgTCATCCCTGGCCAATAACAGCAAattaaagaagataatgaacaatTTCAGAGGATTGGTTTTCAACGAGTCAATAGCGTGCTTATTCGGAGGCACAACGTGACTGCCTGCCAAAGGAACACGCCCATGAAATTGGCAGCCATCAACCTTCATAGAAGAAAGCATTAGTCATAAGCAACGTGTTATTAGTCTTCCAATATACATCTTCATAAATGAGAGTTGTAAGCTGCAGATTGCTTTTCCTCACTCAAACTGATGCTCTGCTTGCttttaacaaaagaagaaaaaaataaaataaaggaaaggaaatgagaAGGCTTGCCTGACCAGATGAGAAATGCTGCTGGTGGCCTAATGTAGAGGTTGGCGTGACTGAGAAGGGGATTCCTACTATTCACGGTGTTGTTGGCTGAGGTTGGTCACTGTGGAGAGGAAGTGTAGATTTTGCTATGCCTGAGGCTGGTCACGGAAACACTGTTAGGGTTGAGATTTGTAACTTTTGCTGTGGAGTTTGAGGTGAAGTTGCTGGAATCAATGATTGTTGAGGGGTCTCTGATGTAGCTAAAAAAAGGGTTGTTTGCTAAGATGAGGAAGAAAGGCTGGTTTTATGGCTTTTAGGAAGATGGTTTTGGGATTTTCAAGGTCTGGGACAAGAGGCTGGTCATGCGCTTTTTGTGGTGGAGCTGAGATCTCCCTGGTAGAGGAAACTAGTGCAAAAggattcttcattttttcctgGTTTTTCTCCCCCTGGTTGACATGAGGTTGGTATTTACAGGCGGTGAGGGACATGTGAGACCACCTTACTctgatgatgaatttttttttctaagatacATATAACAATCGATTGAAAGAGAGATACAAGGATGATCTGTTGACTTATCTAGATCTCAATTTAGATTTGTGGTTGGTGatacgatcaaaagattgatgtcttctcccaagtgtaagaaTATCGAAgtaataaacataaattaacatgagtgtaaatattaacataaattttctttggtaaaactgttaaatccgGTAGTGTAAAATGatcaacttaaaacataaaacatgctAAGTTGTCTTTTAAACTACCTTTATCATTATATTACCAACCTTAAAACATCAACCTATGCatcaaacaaaacatgaaaatacaTAGGCATACCAAATCATGGCATAACTAACTATCTAAGCACAAACATCTATGACATATTAAACTAGCAAAGCAATCATAGTGGGTGCACAATGAATGTTCAAACatgaatttaaaagacaaataaaaaaggttgtGTACTCATTGAGCTACACCCCATCAAAGTTGAAGATATACCTTGTAAGGGAAAAGTTGATTCCTTCTCTAAATTGTATTATGCTTTCCTCTGgatttctaatttctttttattatagaatttgttttttgcttctcttacttctttctttctcatctTAGCACACCAttcttatagtttttcttttaaccaACTCTAAGGTATTTTCTATCAATACTTTTgtgtttcctttttattttctccatGTGATTTCTTTCTCTCCAAATCAACCTCCCCTATGCTCAAAAGCGAATGCCCTTTTATAAGCAATCCAAAACTAGAAATTTCAAAACCATGGTGGTTTTGCGAAGAAGTTTAATGGAAGAATCTTATAATTTCTCTTCCACAACCTTCCTTTCTAAAATAGGTGGTGTCTTGTAAATCAAAATCACACATGAGAAAATAGCCTTGGAGTCTTTTATATCATGGTAAATTTTTCTTCAGTCACAAATGATTGGGTTAGGTTCTTTTTCAAACTCATTGTGAACATTAAGCCATAAACATATCTGTGATAGACCTAAACCTTGTAAAATGGATGTAGATCTATTATTAGAAACAAACTACACTTGATTTAGAGGTCTAGAAATCCATATTCATTGATTGGAAGATGAGCTCTTCAATAGATTGAATCTACCAATGTAGAGGTGGATGATTAGGgaaaatatgttgattttattGAGCCAAATAAGATACAAACATGTGATGAAGATAATTGGTCCTTGTAGAGCAGATGTTTCTCAATGGAGTGATGATGGTTAGAACCCTTGAGGTGGTCAGAGATGCCACATTTATTTGCCTAAAAAAGGCATCTTGATCAACTTTTTTCTGTTGAAGAAGATATTAAACAGGGATTGGATGACATATCACTCATTCTCTTTGTTATAATCGAGTGACATGTCGCATATCTTAACCCtagaatttagattttttaatttcctgAAAACCTTGATTAAAATCCCTTGATTTGAGCGCTTTTTGTAATCTGATCCTTAATTTtcacattaaataatttaatcctTTTCAACTATCAAACTTTTAGTTTCTCTTAAATTGactcttgatttgattaatttcagTCCCCGAACTCAAATAATATTTGCACTTTGGTCCttagttttgaaattctttAACTTGACCCTCAATTAGCCTATAATCTTAAAATATCTTTCAATTGAACCCTTGATGGCACCAATTTGACATTTCAAAGTTTCAATTGTGTCTTTTCTTCAATTGAGTCCTCAATTGAATCCATAAAACCCAttagaagtttaattaagttcatCAACTCAACTAAATCCATAAAACCTTttagaagtttaattaagtttatcaacttaattaattcttttaatttttatctaattgactttcgaacttattttttatctccttgtgtgttgaagatttttttggattaaattttttttttttttttaataaaaaatatgtttttttataaaaaaaacatttaggggttttaaaattagattacgACAAcacctataaaataaaaaactcccaaatgtttatttttgaaacaaatgtttttcaatttattcctaTGCTAGTGGGCATTCTTATGGAAATTATAGCTGCTCATTCCACcataaactaaaatttcaagccATAAATAAAGTCAAGATAATCGTTAATTTAATTTGGGAACCAAGGTTATTTCTAAAATCTTCAAGGTAGATagaatatgataaaattaaaaaatcaattgacaACTACAAAaatccatgaaaaatataattaagtaaattatttaatttctttgagaACAAGAATTCTTAGATAAATATATCAACATCGATATTAAGACAAAGGTATTATCATTGTGGCTTTGATACTAACTTTTAGATTCGTAAATatgtttctaaaataatttgtatttagatttgatgcgaaaaaataaatagatcaaAATATCCTTTTTGCTATTGATGAAAAACAatcaaggaatttttttaaggttttggtACTTCTAAGCTATAACACTCAAATTTaatggttttatttctttagaTAAAAATCTGTATTTTCCGTACGTGAGCTTAGAGATCCAAAGTCTATATttgtataaacttttattaatacAACTCTAATGccattaatttaagaaattattaaagCTCTTGAACAAAACTAAATCTCAAAAACATCACTTCAACATAAAGATGTAGGCTTATGTATATGACCAGCTCCCTCGAAATTCCATTTTAAGAAACTCATAGTTAAAAGTTCAAATAATTGTACTATAGGAAATAAGATAGAAGGATGGGAATTTTCAATAACCCCTTTCACATCAACACTGTCAAATCACTCAACCTTGACTCAACATTATGGAACTCCAACTTGATAAAAAATCTGTCATAAAAAGCAAGAAGCAAGGATTAAAATATAGAatgttgaaatttttatttttttagtatttaatttataaaatttattagacatattaaaattataaaaataatgtactGGTTATTAGAAAACATAgagtaaaaaacatatatattttttggttattagAAATGTACTGGCAGATGGCCTAGTAAAGCTATTCTAGGAAATTGAGAACAGGAGAGAAGAGTTTAAAGAATGtcatacttgatttttattccCTGTTTAATTTCTAGGTCTAGAGTATTGTTTCTGCTGTGTCTCTCTTGCTGTCACAAGATTGTTGTTGGTGTATGTTCTAACATGTAGAGATTCTGATTATATAAATTGACCATAGATTGCTTTTCCATTTCCAGTCTTGGCCACCATCTTACTGGCTACTGCTCATCTTTAGTAAATCTCGACttcgtaaaaaaaataaaaaaataaagtttgattcaTTAATGAATTCGGCTTCATTTGAAAAACCAATAGATCTACTGTATAAGTATAGATTCAAATGAGGTGAAAGTTCTTGCAATCGAAAGAACTTAATTAGGAGATAAGCATCTCTAGCGCAAACTTTCAGCAAGTAGATTATATTTGGAGTCATATTCAACAAATACGTTCATTGGTTTGAAAGGGATCCAGATAACCGGCCATGGAGGTTATGCAGTGAGTTTAATGCAAATCTAATGTATAAGTATGGCTTATAAATCCGATACTTTAAATCATGTACATAGAGAAGGAAATAGGGAAATGAAATTTTAAGCCACTTCCTTGCTGGCTATTTTTcccattttattaattaattaattaatattagataatcgtaaaaaaaaatttgatacgTTACATATAGTATCATAgtggaataatttttattggtaaATTACTATTTAAACATTCATGTTTATCATGGTATAGTTTTATTTTGCGCctccaaaatatattatatccCATAATGGTAAGAATTTGACgcaaacaaaaaatacacaaaaaaaataatataacaatcatatatatatatagatatatataggattttataaaaaaaattattctttactattaagaaaacaaattttattttttattactcaatcaATACTGAATACTCAACTCTCTTTGGTTTGgttgtttatataataatataaacatcataaataaagctaaaagagttctaaattaaataataaaaaaagaagttttaattTATACACTTGGATATTAATTTGTGTTAGGATTTAATTCCTCTCGTCTCACTCCCAGTATAATGAagtataggtttttttaaaaaatcatgaggaAAAGGAGTTAAGAAGGGCTTAAAGTATATCAAAGTCATGCAGCACACAATCAGTTTAGAAATTTGTTGAGATAGACTTCACATCAATTTGGAGACCTTGATTTTGTGTTATCAGTATAGGAATTTGTAGAGACATTAATTAGAGCTAGCAGCAGAAGCCATGATCTTTAAACCTATCATGTCCACATACGAGATTTCacagatataaatataaaaatgaagttgTTTTGGTTTATGCAAGTACGTATGTATCCGTCTTTCAATTTTAAGGGCAAGAGTATCTCCGAATCGACTTCTATACTTTAAGAATAAATCCTTCTATGAATGGAGTTTAAGTATGATATCCAAATGATTAAGTAATTATTATTGCTTCTTTAGACTAATGCCTAAAGGCAAATTTTATTGGAATTATATTGTGAAAGGCTATGAAAAGACAGTAGATATGTCTTTCCATTGTTCTTACAGTCACAATATCTTATTCTTACTACTTATTAGACAATCGTCTTCTCCATCAGAGCTGGGCATGGTTGATATCGTAAGCATCAGAATCATCAAGCTTCAGCTTAGCTAGTTCGCTGATATCATATGGATGAGCATCCTTTTGTGACAGACTTTTATATGCTCTTTTTCCAAAGGCCCAAGCTTTAGCTTCAGTAAAATGGGCTCCGTCCCAGTACACATAGTCACTCCTGTTGCTACATGGGACGGAGAGAGATGTACATGGGACTGAACCAGATGCTACCTCGCAACAGCTCTGACGGGTATGTGTAAAACCtgcaagcaagaaaaaataattttggtctCACAAAAAAGTCGTCTTCAGccgtgagagagagagagcaagggAGGGAGGGGATTCGTACCTGCATTTGTCTGATCATCAGAATCAATTTCATAAGAGTTTATGTAGGTAAACACAGCATCAGCATGCTTTTCATTAAGTTTATGTAGCAGTGTTGGAAGCTTGTCGTTGAAAATTTGAACATCACTGTTGAACTTTTCTACACATGAAGAAGATGCATCTACGTCATTGCGATGGTTTTGTATGTTGTGCGGCATACATCCTACCCGAATAAGTCCTAACACAGCTATCTTTCTTGCTCCTGAGCAATACAGTTTCTGGCAGCAAGGGTCTTTGTTAGTTTCCAATCGCGTCAAACATTAATTGTTGTTTTACAAGAGACATTAAGTAGGACTAACCTCCAGCTGAGTTTCATAAGTTTCAATGAGAAGTTGAGCAAATTCTTCAGGAGTATATAACTGGCTGCTATTGTAGTCGTCCAAGAAATAATTGTTGAGGTAGTCGTTATGGCCCATATCAGACACATAGATGCATTGGCTCAAGTACTTCCTAGCAACTTCCTCGCTTCCCAAGATTTTGGAAATTCGTGAAACCGTGATGTTGTGATTAAATAACTGAGCATTCATCGTAAATAGTTCTCCCTTCACATACACAAAAGAAACATATGAATAGTTAGCGTTGCCAAAGCATACAAGATTACGCAAAATTCATACGGAATAATACAAGGTTTTAGTTATGAGAGGCATATGATCAGTAATCACCGCAAGAGAGCCAGTAGAATCAAGGATGCCAGCTCCATTAGATCCATAATTTACACCATCTAGAAAATTAGTGCAACCTCCGACACCAAAGTCCGTAATGTAACTGTCGAAACCTAATTGTTCagctgaaacaaaaaaaaattataataatattaacatcGGTTAAGGCAAGTCATCTTTCAGCAACAAAAACAGTAGTACCAGAATTGGCAAGATTTCTAATTGTAATTTAATATAACGGTCACAACTATCTAGTGagaacatttttattttccattaaagaaaactaacacactatattttgtattataagagaggagagaaaactGCAGACCGATGGTGTCAGCTATGTTGAGACCATTGCTGCACCTTCCTGTAGCCCCAGTATCAAAGTCTATCCCATAAGGAAGGTAATTAACTTTAGCTGATTTGTCAAGGTAGTTGTTGTTTCCGTTATCAAAGAGAGAATCTCCAAAGACAAAGTAGCAAGGAACTTGAGGTACGGCCTTTCCATAAGTCCAGTGTTGCCAGTTTGACACCAGCAACACCGCAGACAGCACCCACAATGCCTTAAGCCCACTTTCCATTGacaaatgaaatgaaagaaggAAACAGAAACAATAAATATAGAGAGAAGAAGTGCGTAGCTAGGGAAGAGTGGTTTGAATTAGAACGAACCAGGCCTATATATTTATAGAGTGGAGATCTAGCTATCTAGTGCATCTTGTGAtgcgaaccttgtgatcacgtggtcatacAACCCACTCGCAAAGACATCAATTCTctga is a genomic window of Populus alba chromosome 18, ASM523922v2, whole genome shotgun sequence containing:
- the LOC118051678 gene encoding GDSL esterase/lipase At5g45670, which gives rise to MESGLKALWVLSAVLLVSNWQHWTYGKAVPQVPCYFVFGDSLFDNGNNNYLDKSAKVNYLPYGIDFDTGATGRCSNGLNIADTIAEQLGFDSYITDFGVGGCTNFLDGVNYGSNGAGILDSTGSLAGELFTMNAQLFNHNITVSRISKILGSEEVARKYLSQCIYVSDMGHNDYLNNYFLDDYNSSQLYTPEEFAQLLIETYETQLEKLYCSGARKIAVLGLIRVGCMPHNIQNHRNDVDASSSCVEKFNSDVQIFNDKLPTLLHKLNEKHADAVFTYINSYEIDSDDQTNAGFTHTRQSCCEVASGSVPCTSLSVPCSNRSDYVYWDGAHFTEAKAWAFGKRAYKSLSQKDAHPYDISELAKLKLDDSDAYDINHAQL